The Anopheles coluzzii chromosome 2, AcolN3, whole genome shotgun sequence genome window below encodes:
- the LOC120947872 gene encoding RNA-binding protein spenito produces the protein MSSIRSSERDRITVKIHNMKRSASRESPPRSKRRSSIGRYDDSSDERVTPDRMRRRVARSPSPRARYASPHRDEYSSSRSRADIGSSGGGSERYSYKVLCVSALHPKASEEFIKETLYREYKKFGDFSIRISHDLDERLAYVCFRTPEDAREAKHAKSRIILHDKVALVEPVYESSKSESYRRPRSASPPEYDRHYYARSPGVPPPDRRRPPEHHPYDGYGPPPGGRMHHPDFRPPMHHDYLPRGPPMHHHGPPHMHPGPPHHHYMPRPYMPRPRAPFEKQENKKDKFPNYLHHIQPEDDPLATRTLFAGNLEINISDDELRRIFGKYGLVEDIDIKRPAPGTGNAFAFVRYQTLDMAHRAKVELSGQYIGKFQCKIGYGKATPTTRIWVGGLGAWTSVTQLEREFDRFGAIKKIEYAKGDTQAFILYDSIDAATAAVKEMRGFALGGPDRRIRIDFADNGTVPPFAKRPFEEGGGEYRRVPEYEYPDGAPPYDDGAPGYGGGGYGARSFRGRGSGGSGSGYRGRGGGSFRGGFHHDGHRPAGAGGPPHHGPGGEEEWRRPPGGGGGEPGEYDQRRRSGSREPGGIDRSRSRSPRRRSPADSDSDSSTRRNGVLTSARTLSEVARKSSTVWQGALILKSSLFPAKFHLTDGDADIVDGLMKDEDGKHHLRITQRLRLDQPKLEDVQKRISTSSSHAIFLGLPGSNPAVSSSDDASVQTRPLRNLVTYLKQKEAAGVISLLNKETEATGVLYTFPPCEFSTELLKRTCHTLTEEGLKEDHLVIVVVRGGTA, from the coding sequence ATGAGTAGCATTCGGTCCAGTGAGCGAGATCGTATTACTGTGAAGATTCATAACATGAAACGTAGCGCATCGCGCGAATCTCCACCCAGATCAAAGCGACGCAGCAGTATTGGACGCTACGACGACAGTTCGGACGAAAGAGTAACCCCCGACAGAATGCGACGACGTGTGGCCCGTTCGCCAAGCCCGAGGGCTCGCTACGCTTCCCCGCACCGTGACGAGTACAGCTCGTCGCGCAGCCGTGCCGACATCGgtagcagcggcggcggcagcgagAGATACTCCTACAAGGTGCTGTGCGTGAGCGCCCTGCACCCGAAAGCGTCGGAAGAATTCATCAAGGAGACGCTGTACCGCGAGTACAAGAAGTTTGGCGATTTCAGCATTCGCATTTCGCACGACCTGGACGAGCGGCTGGCGTACGTGTGCTTCCGTACGCCGGAGGATGCCCGCGAGGCAAAGCACGCCAAGTCGCGCATCATTCTGCACGACAAGGTGGCGCTGGTGGAGCCGGTGTATGAGTCGTCCAAGTCGGAATCGTACCGGCGGCCGCGTTCGGCCTCGCCTCCCGAGTACGACCGCCATTACTACGCGCGTTCGCCGGGAGTGCCGCCGCCCGACCGTCGCCGGCCGCCGGAGCATCACCCGTACGACGGGTACGGGCCGCCACCGGGTGGCCGGATGCATCATCCCGATTTCAGACCGCCCATGCACCACGACTACTTGCCCCGCGGGCCGCCCATGCACCATCACGGTCCGCCCCACATGCATCCCGGACCGCCACACCATCACTACATGCCCCGGCCGTACATGCCGAGACCACGGGCACCGTTCGAGAAGCAGGAGAACAAGAAGGACAAGTTCCCGAACTACCTGCACCACATCCAGCCGGAGGATGATCCGCTGGCAACACGCACGCTGTTCGCGGGCAATTTGGAGATCAACATCTCGGACGACGAGCTTCGTCGTATCTTCGGCAAGTACGGTCTGGTCGAGGACATCGACATTAAGCGGCCGGCTCCGGGCACCGGCAATGCGTTCGCGTTCGTGCGCTACCAAACGCTGGACATGGCGCACCGAGCGAAGGTCGAACTTTCCGGCCAGTATATTGGAAAATTCCAGTGCAAGATCGGGTACGGCAAGGCTACGCCGACCACGCGCATCTGGGTGGGTGGGCTGGGCGCCTGGACGTCGGTTACGCAGCTCGAGCGCGAGTTCGACCGTTTCGGAGCGATCAAGAAGATCGAGTACGCGAAGGGCGACACGCAGGCATTCATTTTGTACGATTCGATCGATGCGGCGACCGCTGCGGTAAAGGAGATGCGTGGCTTCGCTTTGGGCGGTCCCGATCGCCGCATTCGCATCGATTTCGCTGACAATGGAACGGTCCCACCGTTCGCGAAGCGCCCGTTCGAGGAGGGTGGCGGAGAGTATCGGCGCGTGCCGGAGTACGAGTATCCGGATGGTGCGCCGCCGTATGATGATGGAGCGCCTGGGTATGGGGGCGGCGGCTACGGTGCCCGTTCGTTCCGCGGTCGGGGCAGCGGTGGAAGTGGAAGTGGATATCGGGGACGCGGTGGTGGCAGCTTCCGCGGTGGTTTCCACCACGATGGGCACCGTCCGGCCGGAGCTGGCGGACCGCCGCATCACGGACCGGGCGGCGAGGAGGAGTGGCGACGTCCaccgggcggcggcggtggtgagCCGGGCGAATATGATCAACGCCGTCGGTCCGGCTCACGCGAGCCGGGCGGTATCGATCGGTCCCGGTCGCGCTCACCACGCAGACGCAGCCCGGCGGATTCGGATTCCGACTCGTCGACACGCCGCAATGGTGTGCTGACGTCGGCCCGCACACTTTCCGAGGTGGCGCGCAAATCGAGCACCGTCTGGCAGGGCGCACTGATCCTGAAGAGTTCCCTTTTCCCGGCCAAATTCCATCTCACCGATGGCGATGCCGATATCGTCGACGGGCTAATGAAGGACGAGGATGGCAAGCACCATTTGCGCATCACGCAACGTTTGCGCCTCGATCAGCCGAAGCTGGAGGATGTGCAGAAAAGAATTTCCACCTCGTCGTCGCATGCCATCTTCCTCGGGCTGCCGGGCTCGAACCCGGCCGTGTCGTCATCGGACGATGCAAGCGTACAGACTCGCCCGCTGCGCAATCTGGTGACCTACCTGAAGCAGAAGGAAGCCGCCGGGGTAATTTCGCTGCTGAACAAGGAAACGGAAGCGACCGGCGTGCTGTATACGTTCCCGCCGTGTGAATTCTCCACCGAGCTGCTTAAACGCACCTGCCACACGCTGACGGAGGAGGGACTTAAGGAGGATCACCTAGTGATCGTGGTTGTACGGGGCGGGACTGCCTAG